The Miscanthus floridulus cultivar M001 chromosome 17, ASM1932011v1, whole genome shotgun sequence genome has a window encoding:
- the LOC136518441 gene encoding lipoyl synthase 2, chloroplastic-like gives MQSLFVPRPSPPSPLVRVRSASLSCGVRSRSTSVVRCQLEGAAEAKLVGWAPPGPYTGRDPEVKKPAWLRLRAAQGEKYARLRESLGELKLNTVCVEAQCPNIGECWNGGGGAGGEGDGVATATIMLLGDTCTRGCRFGAVKTSNKPPPPDALEPLKTAMAVASWGVDYVVLTSVDRDDLPDGGSGHFAQTVRALKELKPGILVECLTSDFRGDMGAVSSLANSGLDVYAHNIETMVSLQRIVRDPRAGYDQSLALLKHAKISRVSMVTKSSIMLGLGETDEEVKQTMADLRAVNVDILTLGQYLQPLDS, from the exons ATGCAGAGCCTGTTCGTGCCGAGGCCGTCTCCTCCCTCTCCTTTGGTCAGGGTGCGCTCCGCGAGCCTGAGCTGCGGTGTCCGGTCCAGGTCGACGTCGGTGGTGCGATGCCAACTGGAAGGGGCGGCGGAGGCAAAGTTGGTGGGTTGGGCTCCTCCGGGGCCGTACACGGGGCGGGACCCGGAGGTGAAGAAGCCGGCGTGGCTGCGGCTGCGGGCGGCGCAGGGAGAGAAGTACGCGAGGCTGAGGGAGTCGCTCGgcgagctcaagctcaacaccgtCTGCGTCGAGGCCCAGTGCCCCAACATCGGAGAG TGTTGGAATGGAGGTGGCGGGGCCGGCGGAGAAGGGGATGGCGTTGCGACCGCGACGATCATGCTCCTCGGCGACACCTGTACCCGGGGGTGTCGATTCGGCGCCGTGAAAACCAGCAACAAGCCTCCCCCACCGGATGCCCTAGAGCCTCTGAAGACAGCCATGGCAGTTGCGAGTTGGGG AGTAGACTACGTTGTGCTGACAAGTGTTGATCGGGATGACCTTCCTGATGGTGGAAGCGGCCATTTTGCTCAAACAGTCCGAGCTCTTAAG gaGTTGAAGCCTGGGATATTGGTGGAGTGCCTGACTTCAGATTTTCGAGGTGACATGGGGGCAGTTTCATCTTTAGCAAACTCTGGTCTAGATGTATATGCTCACAACATTGAAACTATGGTGAGTCTGCAGAGAATAGTTAGAGATCCCCGAGCAGG ATATGATCAGAGTTTAGCTCTTCTGAAACATGCAAAGATTAGCAGAGTGAGCATGGTAACAAAGTCCTCTATCATGCTTGGTCTAGGAGAGACAGATGAGGAGGTGAAGCAAACAATGGCTGACTTGAGGGCTGTCAATGTTGATATTCTGACCTTGGGACAATATTTACAG CCACTTGACAGTTAG